A window of Mastomys coucha isolate ucsf_1 unplaced genomic scaffold, UCSF_Mcou_1 pScaffold1, whole genome shotgun sequence genomic DNA:
TACCTCCCACTCTCCAAGTACACATGCTTATTTACCTGTGAACATGGCCAATTCTGAAAGGCAGTTTGACAGAGTATTTCTAAGTTCAAAGTTCCAAAAAGAAGACTAGATCAAGTTTACACTCTCAAGATCCATTTCTACTAACGAGGTGACcaggaaaagtttatttaaaaggcCCACTGGCCTCCCTTTTTCTGCATCCTAGCAGACATTTTATCCCAAACAGAATAATCACACTGGGCTGAATTTTGTCAGACATCGTTACTCATGGATTAAACCTCCAGAGCAACACAGAAATACCTCAGATTAGATACGTaccaccccctccctcccctccctcgaATGTTATACGCAGGTTTAAATAACCAAAAATCGACAGTTCCATTCATGGCTTTTAAAAGCCATGTCTCTGGTCACCTTTTAACTAGACTTGGCCTTTGAGTTCCAATTTCCTGGTCTTCACCTGAAGTTCCCCAGAGCCACGGGCCTCCGAGTACACTGCTGCCACACCCACGTGGGTTTTCACTGGCCAGCTCCTGCTCCCTCGGCTCAGATAACAATGCCCTCTGTCTTTCTACAAAATGTATTCCATCACACTCACAGATTTTCTCACCCGCATCCTTCTCTGGTAGTGTCTGTTTGACTCCTGGCCTCTTTATAAGCTCTTATAATACTTCATTGTCTAGGCACTTAACAGACATGAGTAGCTGAGTAATATTTGCACATCTCACAACTAACCATGAGCTCAGCAAAAAATGCTGCGGTCACAAATGAGCAGCCTCTGGTAACCATTCAAGGCCGCTAACGCCACCTGTTGGTGGTGGGCCAAGTCAGCTGGCTGGCTTCTGCCGCCTGCCTTTGCAATAGTGACAGATCTTCAACTCAAGAGCTAATGGGTGTTCCTAACCTTCCCACCCACAACACGTGggttctccctcctttccctccatgAGTCAGAGGCAGGGCTGGGGACAAGGAAGGGACACTGATGTCACTTACCACGTCAAGGCCAAAGACTGCAAAATACAGAAGATGAGTGCAAGTCCCTTATtccactggagaaaaaaaatggcacagTTACTGGACTGCGTGTGACAAGGGCTATAAATCAAAAAGGTCACAGAAGAGGAAAGTTCACACTTACCAAGAAGGCAGAGCACAGGGTGAGTGCAAAACACAGCTAGAGAGACACAGGAAACACTCATTAATGCCATGCAGTTCAAAACGTTTAACCCATCCAAACAACCGTGCCAGGAAAAGAAATCCAACTCAACAATAAAAACGGATGCAGGCTgaagaaaagcaggctgagcttcTACGTTTCAGCTTTCCCTAAAGGTCTGCAGATGAGAGCACCTTTCTGGCTGAGTCATTCACCCGCCAGCCTTCTCATTCAAAACCACAAACCTCTGCAATTCAGCCCTTGTCAATTCTAGCCTCTGGAGAAAAGGTGTCCGAGAACAAAGGTCAACTTGAGATGTCAGCCTCACAGCCAGGAAGCCTGTTATCAGTTTACCTGTCACCTGACACTGCTCTACGTCCTTTCTTAGACAGTTTTTCCACAACACACTTGTTAGGCCATCTACATCtgaaagctggaaaaaaaaaataggtgttcCAGCCACCTATTGCACCTTTCTGCTCACTCACCTATAATTCCTCAATCAAGGTGCCCTAGGCATTCTCTGTGCCCATCATGGTACTCGGAAAGGACATAAATAAGTGACAACTATAGTCATGGCCTCGGAGAACATTCTTCTATGAATAAATGACATatgcacaaaaaaataaaattcaaagtatgCTGatcaagttcaaatcccacaatACTGATAATTATGCTAGGAATCTAGAGAATGGGGTCTGGAAAGATCTTGACAGCTGTATGGATAACTGggtcagaaaaagaaagataaagtctGTGTGGCTGGGATAGAAATAAAACCTTCCAGCCATCATGACAGTACAGGCCTGTGATCTTAGCACTCTGGAAAGGGAGCCTGGGGACAGTAGGTTCAAGGCGAATCTAAACAAACTACGAAGCCCTGTGTCAAACAGAAAAGCTAGcagtgtagctcagaggtagagcattGCCTACTATGCATGAGGCCATGTTTAATTCCCAGGgtggaacaggaaaagaaaggtcaGGGTCTCCTAGGATCTACAGAGCCTAGGTGGAAAGCAGTCTGTTCTTACCAGCACCAGGATTGTGGCGATGAGACGCGTAGGCTCAAACATACGCTTCAGCTGCTTCACGGGCCCCATGAGGAAGATGGTACTAAGAGGCAAACACACAAGCCATTACGGGTAGAGCAGAGCCACAGGAGGCCCGGCAGCTACCTCCCCAGGAACTCCTATGGCGGTAACAGGAATAGTACTAGTGTGAATAGCTCCTGCCAGGCACCAGACTCAGGCCTTTTGTGTACTGCCCTCGTTCAATCCATCAAGGACCTCTGAAGTAGGAACAATTAGTACACTCATTTTAGAGAGGAAGCAAACCTCGTTTAGCGAGGTTACATAACCAAGGTCATCCAACTATCTAAGAGCAGGCCATAAGTGCACAGAACATCTCTCTCCACACTGCACACCACCCTCTCTGGAAGGTGCCACTCTGCCTCCCAGACTAGCTACCCAGAGAAGCAAACCAAGACTCAGACTTAGTAACATCTACTACAGTTGCTGGTGTGCCAGCGTACACCCTGCTACGTGCCAGGTGTTACCTATAGCACTCATTTCGCCCCCTCAACCACTCTGAGCTGGGGGTTGCTGCACCTATCTGAGATCACATAGGAAGACAAAGAGTTAGTGCTTAGCCCACATCTACTCTGGAGGCCTCATAGTGTGATTCCGTATGAAGGGAACTCGACAGCTAGCTAGTGGAAGAGCAGTCACAGGAAGGCACGCACAGCTAACACACCAGGTGCAGGCACCAGGCTTCAGTCACACTTCCCTCCATCCCAAAGAAGTGCACAAGGGGCAAACCGTGGGAGCTCCTTACAAGTGACATTCAATACAAGGGACAGAAGATGACATTAACTACAGAGCATTCAAAAACCGcagttgtttgttgttgttgttgttgttgttgtatacaATATGTCTGCCTCTCTTTGAAGTTAAGCTATTTTCTGAGCTCAAGTGTCCAGGCTCAGAAAATTCTTTACCTAACAGAGTTAGAAGCAGACACaaggcacacatatataaagagaATCTGGGTAAGGTCAGAAACACTTCATAACACCAAAAAATAGGCCCCTTCACTGCTTCCCCCGGCCCTGCCATGGAGTCTGTCCCTTTAAGAAAAGCTCTTTTGGAGTAGCAACATACATGTATAATTATGCTCACTCTGGAGTATCCATTTAACCCACACTGGAGGCCCAAAGCAAACCCACAGAAGCCAGTATCTGAGAAAGCTTCAAGGGGAACATTTCTGAGAGCCAGCATCTTACTGAAAACTCAAGGTCGGAGAAGGTAAGACcagctgggtatgatggcacacaaacgggcagatctctgtgaatttcagaCCAGTCtcgtctatgtagtgagttccagggcagacagggctatgtagagaccctgtttcataaaaaaattaagccCAGACCATACATTCCAccatccacctgactctgccagGTAGGAACCATGCTGGAATTTGGGTACAACTGGGGACAAGTGAGGTACACATGCAGGCAGCACGGGGAAAATGTTTCACACAGTGTAAACAAGTCATTGCAACCTGTGCTGCCACATAAGTATAGGCAGGACAGAAGGGGCcccagaggaggagggggaggttaCCAGTtccaggaagaaggcaggaatcagcaaagcttctctctctcacacacacacacacacacacacacacacacacacacacacacacacgcaccagaGGTGGGTGAGATCAGAGCCAGGATCTACCAAATGAGCAAGTTATCTGCCAAACTGGGGAGCAGAGAGGTGGGCAGGACGGCAGACAGCGAGCAGGGCCTGGGAAGAAGCATGGGGATGCCTGGATTCCACCtgcagagaaggggcagggagTCACAGGGAGGGCTACAAACCAAGACTCCCTAGGCAGAGGTGAACCATCTGGGGAGGGGCAAGAAGGGGGTGGAGAACGCCAACAGAGAAGGACGGAGTAGCTGCATAATGAAGTCTAAGAGCAGTCCAGGTACCGCCTTCTGTAAGAAACTGCCCCTGACTGGCTGATGGTCAGTCAGTTCTCTCAGAGCTTCTCTCCCATTAGCTGCTGTGTCACTGGTTTGTGTCTCTCAGCATGGCTAGCGCGTCCGTTCCACTGTACCTGCCTTTTGTAGTCTCTGAGTCCAGGTCACAGTGCTTACCCAGTAGGCCAAAATCAAGCAGTCAGGGGTAAACAACCACAGGGTCGAGGGAAAAAGCCAGGTAAGAAAAGACATTCGCAACTGAATAATTATGGCTGAGTAATTATGACACATGGGAAAACTTGGGCTCCCTTTCCCACAGGACTCTGAAGTTAATTATAGACACATGGTGGAGGGAGCCCAGTCGGGTTCCTGAAGTGCATTCTGACAGGGCCAGGCCAGCATTGCCCACCAGAGGTACTGTCTGCACAGGTGCAGTTGAAGTATCAGAGTGAACGAGGTCAATCCAGTATCCGTGCACCTGAAgtagatgaatgaatgggtgacCTCCTCTGGAAAGCACCCATCATGTGCCTCACCACAGGAAGATGGTCTGGCACCACATGGTAACCAGCTGTCAGTCTCATGGCCACTTGCATGGTAAAGCCCTTTCAGAAGCAACAGCTGCATCTCAGTCACTGAGGGCAGTGAGCAACACACAGGGAGGGCTGGCCACATCGTGTACCCAGGAGAAACTAGTCCGATGCTTTCTGCCAAAGTCCCCTCATACAAAGCACTGGTGACACCATCTCCGCTTTCCCCCAGGGGTGTCACGGGGATAAACGACAACATAAGATGCTTTTGAAATAAGATATAAATGTGATACATGCCAAGTatcttctttcctgctttctgaaTCCTTAAAAACATGGGgcatccttcttccttcctccctcagatGAGAtggatattttattgtttaataaatAGCACGtttgaaaaaaaagagacaagaaaaaagtTACCTCCCAATGGATGTGATGTTCCCCAGGGTGTAAAACACTGCAAAGAGGCCGAGTCCCTTCCTGGGCACCCACAGCAGAAGAGTGCCCTAAAGGGAAGCAGAGGACATGTGCCTGTGAGCAAAgcgaccccacccccaccccctcccccatcagaGCCACACAGTggccctccctgcctcccatctccctccccccttaTCCACTCCATTTAAGGAAGTGTCAGAGAGAAAAGTAACTGGGCAGAAGGGGGGCTATGGCAGAGAACTAGGCAAAGGCAGAGCACGGAAGGAAATCTTACCAGCAGTGAGCACAGGATCCCTAGAGCAAAGCATGCGATGAAGCCTTTGATTCTGGTGCTCCAGCTCAGCGACGACGCCTCCACAACCTGTAGTTTCAAAACGACAATCATATACATACGCGCACGcttactgaaaacaaacaagcaaacaaaacacagttAATTTAGAGATGGTCTTAAAGGGCCAATAGAAATGGTGCTTccggctggtgagatagctctgCGGGTAGAGAGGATTGGAGGGtcagcctggagacctgagttcctTCCTGGACACCACATAAAGGTACAAGAACcaggttgatctctggcctccacaagagTGCtgcccccacacactcacacacacatacatgccaaaaaaattaaggaaggaaggaaggaagaaagaaaggaggagggagaacggagggaagagggagggaagtaaGGACGGAAGGAAGGGCGGACGAAGGAAGGGAATATGGAATCCTACACACTCACAGCTACACAACGCCTTCACACACAACCCTTAGTAGAGCTACGAACTCCTATCCAGACCTGCTCTTCCCTTCAGCAGCTTACAGAAGTTTACTGCACCTCAGGTGGGACATCCCCAGAGCAGAGACTTCCTGATTCAAGCAtaagcagaggatgaccttagcATACACAGCCTTTACTACAGTCCAGGCAGGACAAGCCTACAACTAGAAGGGCGGGGCTCTGCCAGGCAGGGTCGGAGAAGGTCATGGGAGAAGGTGAGGGTCGGACACTGGTCATGTTCTCTTATCTCTCTCACCACCCTTGAAGTCGCTGCGACATTGCCGGGACCTCAGAGGGAGAAGGCCCTCATACATACCAGGGCTCACCCTTGTTACTAAGTCTTACTTACACCGTGCTAGCAACAGCCAAACCGCCCACAGTCAGCCCCAGCCAATTAGTCATTACCATTCCTCTTGAGTCTAAACCATTTTCAGCCTGATTAATGCTTGCTCCAGGTAAAGTTCAAGAGAAGACAAAATTTCATGGAGAGCTCTACTAAAATAGAAAAGTTCGAGAGCAGATCTCAATGGCCCTTTCCCATATCAAAGATGACAAGTGTGCACTAGAGGTCTTTCTGGGCTCTCCATAAGGTACAAGAAGGGTCATTGACCACAGGTGGACACAGGAGGCCGAAACTAAGGGATCAAACCAAATCAGCAGAGCCAGGTCAGCATTTACACACCCAAGCTCCCCTTATGTAGGCAGCACAGCTCACAAAGAGGGTAAAACTGCCTACTACATTGCCACCCAACTGATGGAGGAGGGCAGGTGAGCAGGACCACGCCCTCAGCCCTGACTGGCCCTGGCTCAATGACCTATTTCCAACTTGtcaaaccagaagctggaagctaTGAAAAAGAGGCTCCCCAGGTGTGACAGGTATGGTGCAGAAAGGCTTAATCTCCACCCAGGAGAAAGGTATTTAAGTCATCAAAAAGGAGCTCCCTCCCAACTTCCATAGAGTCACAGAGTCATAGAGACACTGcaatgcccccacacacacacactctgagaaTCCGCAGAAATTTagagtagagaagagaagagaagagaagagaagagaagagaaggcacaTTTAGGGATAGGAGGGGCtaaggtgtagctcagtggtacaatacttgcctagcataaaCAAGACTTTGGGTTCCATCTCTAGAACCTCAAATAGGGGGTGTGCAACATAATCCCTACCTACATTCCAAACATCTGTCCTTATACCATAGATAAGTGTAGtactcacccctcatcaaggaacaGAGTTCCTtgcaacagagaccattacaaaaagccacaaccaatcaaaatacagagttgtaGAGCCCAGTCCCAACTGATAGCTCTAACAGAGCTCCAACACCTAAGGTTCAGGAGTCACTgcagaagaaggggcagaaaaaCTTTAAGAGTCAGGGGAACAGGCAGGTTGCTGTAAGATTAggtcttctagaaatgtcaggAGCTACACCCTTAGAGTCTCACTAAGAAGGCTGCCTAAACATGCCCCTGAACAAGGCAAACATTAATAGGCATGCTAAAGTGGACGGGGGAACTaggcctcaaccctagacaaCCACAGGCAACTATGGAATGCTAGGAGCAGGTGAAACGTCATCCCCGGGGAGCCCACCAACTGGTTATCTAATTCCAAATGATCAGCTGaaaatatacaagtaacattatgcagGCTGAGCAGGTGGTATTATATATTTAGTAGCACATGCACGTACACaaatgtgtgctcacacacaccatggccaccatcaccaccaccaggtaacaatagcagcagcaacacaagaacaataacaaaagaaagaggccatgaatctgaAAGGAAGCAAACCGGTGGTAGATACACGAAAAGGTTtgcagggagaaaaggggaaggggaaataatGTAATATGTTAGGACCGGACAGCAGAGCCCTGGGTTTCTAAGCAGAGGCTACTTGTCCACCTAGAAGAGTCTGTTTCTTCAACTCCCCTGGCTCTAAAGTAGCCGTGGGATACTGCTACCAGGTACCAGTAGCTGCTACCAGGCTTGACAGGGCCCTAGACAATCAGGTTAGACCTCTTCTGACTAACTCATGTAATTAATCTCCCACCGAGAGCAGAAGGAAATGAACAGCTCCCACTCTTCCCAATCGTGCATGGTGGAGACAACCAAGccatggaaaggaagagaggcGTTTCAGAGCAGTGGTTTAACTGCCTGAGCATCAACACCTA
This region includes:
- the Sft2d2 gene encoding vesicle transport protein SFT2B → MDKLKKVLSGQDTEDRSGLSEVVEASSLSWSTRIKGFIACFALGILCSLLGTLLLWVPRKGLGLFAVFYTLGNITSIGSTIFLMGPVKQLKRMFEPTRLIATILVLLCFALTLCSAFLWNKGLALIFCILQSLALTWYSLSYIPYARDAVKKCFAVCLT